Proteins from a genomic interval of Ictalurus furcatus strain D&B chromosome 2, Billie_1.0, whole genome shotgun sequence:
- the LOC128619886 gene encoding polymeric immunoglobulin receptor-like, translating to MMKCLYLLSVVFHVAAGCSLSADIPTEITGHKGGSVLFPCSCSDLHTKPQKFTWESFIIGRATEVLNDEHYRGRLQLFNHISPANLSLFISDLREEDQGSYRCRTEKEHRDIRLYVKGCELVKTGVEDVTVFTGESVVLPCVCTDLQDKPKSVKWQFSVPANGINHFQEIYPEQTGHHRNRVKLVSNNAPGNLSLLISDLTEEDQGLYRCSVQADSRDVRLSVKVGRRETSTHSRKTDTSPPSEPPQSKTTNSPPASSSTTLEQDKQQTTSSLPLGRRETSTHSRKTDTTPSSEPPQSKTTNSPPPSSSTTLEQDKQQTHSSLPLGAKTFHQQ from the exons ATGATGAAGTGCTTGTATCTTTTGTCTGTTGTGTTTCACGTCGCTGCAG gctgttctctctctgctgATATTCCGACAGAAATCACAGGACACAAAGGTGGTTCAGTGCTGTTCCCCTGCTCCTGCTCTGACCTGCACACCAAACCTCAGAAATTCACCTGGGAGAGCTTCATAATAGGACGTGCGACAGAAGTGTTAAATGATGAACACTACCGTGGCAGACTTCagctgtttaatcacatttctccTGCTAATCTGTCTCTGTTCATATCTGACCTGAGAGAAGAGGATCAGGGATCCTACAGGTGCAGGACTGAGAAGGAACACAGAGACATCAGGCTTTATGTTAAAG GCTGTGAGCTGGTGAAGACAGGGGTAGAGGACGTGACTGTGTTCACAGGAGAGTCTGTAGTTCTGCCCTGCGTCTGCACTGACCTACAGGACAAACCAAAGTCTGTAAAATGGCAGTTTTCAGTACCAGCAAATGGAATCAATCACTTTCAGGAAATTTACCCTGAACAGACTGGACATCACAGAAACAGAGTCAAACTGGTCAGTAACAACGCTCCAGGAAACCTCTCTCTACTCATATCAGACCTGACTGAAGAGGACCAGGGACTCTACAGATGTTCTGTACAGGCTGATAGCAGAGATGTCAGATTATCTGTTAAAG TAGGAAGAAGAGAAACTTCAACACACTCGAGGAAAACAGACACATCACCTCCATCAGAACCACCTCAgagtaaaacaacaaactctccacctgcatcatcctcaacaacactggaacaagatAAACAGCAAACAACCAGCAGCCTCCCTctag GAAGAAGAGAAACTTCAACACACTCGAGGAAAACAGACACAACACCTTCATCAGAACCGCCTCAgagtaaaacaacaaactctccacctccatcatcctcaacaacactggaacaagataaacagcaaacacacagcagccTCCCTCTAGGTGCTAAAACTTTTCATCAGCAATGA